The proteins below are encoded in one region of Clostridia bacterium:
- a CDS encoding UbiD family decarboxylase, which translates to MAYNDLREWIAALDRAGELKRVRAEVDPILEITEITDRISKWGARDGRGPGGPALLFENVKGYPGAQVLINQFGSERRMNLALGTNSFDEIAGRIRQFMDVKSPQGFLDKVRMLPMLAEMGSFFPKTVSAGPCKEVIKRDNFSLLDFPVLQCWPQDGGRFITLPCVTTRDPKTGKRNVGAYRMQVYDAKSTGMHWQRHKGGAEHYRERLRAGAAADEPEQLNAAIDIMRRSGGGARVVEGKQVKGKMEVAVAIGTDPALMFSAIVPAPPEIEEYMIAGFLRQKPLELVKCETVDLEVPATSEIVLEGFVNLDELKVEGPFGDHTGFYSLEDLYPVFHLTCITHRKNPIYSTTIVGKPPQEDAYMGKAVGTIFKPLMKMTIPELVDVNLPPEGVFHNLMIVSIRKSYPGQARKVMNAIWSLGQAMFTKCVVVVDEDCDVHDLSEVTLRVFNNIDPERDIQFMLGPVDTLDHASRLPDFGSKMGVDATRKWPSEGFQRPWPDEVTMSPDVTERVTKRWKELGID; encoded by the coding sequence TTGGCCTACAACGACCTTAGAGAATGGATTGCGGCACTGGATCGCGCGGGCGAGTTAAAGCGCGTGAGAGCGGAAGTTGACCCGATCCTTGAAATTACCGAAATCACAGACCGGATCTCCAAGTGGGGTGCGCGCGACGGTCGCGGCCCGGGCGGTCCGGCACTGCTCTTCGAGAATGTAAAGGGATATCCCGGCGCGCAGGTGCTCATTAACCAGTTCGGCAGCGAACGCAGGATGAACCTGGCGCTGGGCACGAACTCGTTCGACGAGATTGCGGGACGCATCCGCCAGTTTATGGACGTGAAGTCGCCGCAAGGATTTCTGGACAAGGTAAGAATGCTGCCGATGCTGGCGGAAATGGGCAGCTTCTTCCCGAAGACGGTCTCGGCGGGGCCCTGCAAAGAGGTAATCAAGCGCGACAACTTTTCGCTGCTCGATTTTCCTGTGCTGCAATGCTGGCCGCAGGACGGCGGTCGCTTTATCACCCTGCCGTGCGTCACCACTCGCGATCCCAAGACAGGGAAGCGCAATGTGGGCGCGTATCGGATGCAGGTGTACGACGCGAAATCCACGGGCATGCACTGGCAGCGCCACAAGGGCGGCGCGGAACACTATCGCGAGCGCCTGCGTGCAGGAGCCGCAGCCGATGAGCCGGAACAACTCAATGCCGCCATCGACATAATGCGGCGCAGCGGCGGTGGAGCGCGCGTCGTGGAAGGCAAGCAGGTGAAGGGCAAGATGGAAGTGGCGGTAGCGATCGGAACCGATCCCGCGCTGATGTTTTCGGCCATCGTGCCTGCGCCGCCCGAAATTGAGGAGTACATGATCGCGGGCTTCCTGCGGCAGAAGCCGCTGGAACTGGTCAAGTGCGAAACCGTTGATCTGGAAGTCCCGGCGACGTCCGAGATTGTGCTCGAAGGATTTGTGAACCTGGACGAATTGAAAGTCGAAGGTCCGTTCGGCGATCACACTGGTTTCTACTCGCTGGAAGACCTATATCCGGTGTTTCACCTCACCTGCATCACACATCGCAAGAATCCGATTTATTCCACGACCATCGTCGGCAAGCCTCCGCAGGAAGATGCGTATATGGGCAAAGCCGTGGGAACTATCTTCAAGCCGCTGATGAAGATGACGATTCCGGAACTGGTCGATGTGAATCTGCCGCCCGAGGGCGTGTTTCACAACCTGATGATCGTCTCGATCAGGAAGTCGTATCCGGGGCAGGCGCGAAAGGTCATGAACGCAATCTGGTCCCTGGGGCAGGCGATGTTCACGAAATGCGTTGTCGTGGTGGACGAAGACTGCGACGTGCATGATCTGAGCGAGGTCACGCTGCGGGTGTTCAACAACATCGACCCGGAGCGCGATATTCAGTTCATGCTTGGGCCGGTGGATACGCTGGACCACGCCTCACGCCTTCCGGACTTCGGTTCGAAGATGGGCGTGGACGCGACGCGCAAATGGCCAAGCGAAGGGTTCCAGAGGCCGTGGCCGGATGAGGTTACGATGTCACCCGATGTGACGGAACGCGTGACAAAGCGATGGAAGGAACTTGGGATCGATTAG
- the nuoI gene encoding NADH-quinone oxidoreductase subunit NuoI, translating into MGILRNIAAIAKGMSITFWEMFQPTIVENYPDGPGPLKGAVFQERFRGLHVLQHDENGLEKCVACFLCAAACPSNCIYIEAAENTAEQRVSGAERYAKVYNIDYNRCIFCGYCVEACPTDAITHGHGFELATLNASNLIYRKEQLLSGQPAHIGANAVFNAVDPVSRKPLSSQKKGAN; encoded by the coding sequence ATGGGCATTCTAAGAAATATCGCCGCCATCGCTAAGGGAATGAGCATCACCTTCTGGGAGATGTTTCAGCCGACCATCGTCGAAAATTATCCGGATGGGCCAGGGCCTTTGAAGGGCGCAGTTTTCCAGGAACGCTTTCGCGGCCTGCACGTTTTGCAGCACGACGAGAACGGACTGGAGAAGTGCGTTGCCTGCTTCCTGTGCGCTGCGGCCTGCCCCTCGAACTGCATTTACATCGAGGCCGCGGAGAATACGGCCGAGCAGCGCGTGAGTGGCGCCGAGCGCTACGCCAAGGTTTACAACATCGACTACAACCGCTGTATATTCTGTGGATACTGCGTCGAGGCCTGCCCGACGGATGCGATCACTCACGGACATGGCTTCGAGTTGGCGACGCTTAATGCGAGCAATTTGATCTACCGCAAGGAGCAACTGCTTTCCGGCCAACCGGCTCACATCGGCGCAAATGCGGTATTCAATGCCGTTGACCCTGTGTCACGGAAGCCGCTCAGTTCGCAGAAGAAGGGCGCCAACTAA